From a region of the Kwoniella mangroviensis CBS 8507 chromosome 1 map unlocalized Ctg01, whole genome shotgun sequence genome:
- a CDS encoding phenylalanine-tRNA ligase: MTSRLTSILLSSASVLRPCSRNRPITPIRHRYLHRYQSTLSTPDSYKINGLTYPKDSYSNIPSSILDKLDRNLHLLPSHPISILRQIVEDHFSTYTPLVPSSAVVSVHQNFDELGFPPDHPGRSLTDSYYINNEYMLRTHTSAHEVESYKKGLDKWLLSADVYRRDEIDSSHYPVFHQMEGTHIWQNEDLHTLPALNAELEERLKECNILIEDETVISTSNPYQPHHDTIHAEQITKHLKHSLNSLIFRLFGHHASQKGAEPLRVRWIEAYFPFTTPSYEVEVYWNGQWLELLGCGVVMQKTLDLSGVSNKSGWAFGLGLERLSMVLFSIPDIRLFWTSDPRFLTQFKQGEITTFQPYSKYPPCYKDMSFWLPPSANASAEQHEHEHGAAAAGGKLPPKSGEKTFHENDYCEIVRDVAGDLIESVTLIDKFSHPKTNRKSKCYRLNYRHMDRNLSNEEVNELQQQVQKRVVQEMGIEMR; this comes from the exons ATGACCTCTCGACTGACATCCATACTACTATCCTCAGCTTCAGTCCTACGGCCATGTTCAAGAAACAGGCCTATAACACCGATCCGCCATCGATATCtacatcgatatcaatccaCCCTTTCCACACCCGACTCCTATAAAATCAACGGTCTCACTTATCCTAAAGATTCATATTCCAACATCCCTTCATCGATCCTAGACAAGTTAGACCGTAACCTACATCTCTTGccttctcatcccatatcAATCCTACGTCAGATCGTCGAAGATCATTTTTCAACTTATACACCATTAGTACCTTCCTCAGCAGTCGTTTCGGTTCATCAGAATTTCGACGAATTGGGTTTcccacctgatcatcctggACGTAGTCTGACAGACAGCTACTACATAAATAACGAGTATATGCTGAGGACACATACTTCAGCACATGAAGTTGAAAGTTACAAAAAAGGTTTAGATAAATGGTTATTATCTGCTGATGTCTATCGtcgagatgagattgattccAGTCATTATCCTGTATTTCATCAAATGGAAGGTACCCACATATGGCAGAACGAGGATCTACATACTTTACCCGCACTAAATGCAGAAttagaagaaaggttgaaagagtgTAATATCCTAATAGAGGATGAAACGGTGATATCAACTTCTAATCCatatcaacctcatcatGATACCATACATGCCGAACAAATCACGAAACATTTAAAACATTCTTTGAATTCTTTGATATTTAGATTATTCGGTCATCACGCTTCTCAAAAGGGTGCTGAACCATTGAGAGTAAGGTGGATAGAAGCTTATTTCCCATTTACAACGCCAAGttatgaggttgaggtgtatTGGAATGGTCAGTGGTTGGAATTATTAGGTTGTGGAGTGGTCATGCAGAAAACATTGGATCTGTCGG GTGTCTCAAACAAATCCGGTTGGGCATTCGGACTAGGTCTCGAGCGACTTTCGATGGTCTTATTTTCAATACCTGACATCCGACTATTCTGGACCTCCGACCCACGTTTCTTAACTCAATTCAAACAAGGGGAAATAACGACTTTCCAACCTTATAGTAAATATCCACCATGTTATAAAGACATGTCATTCTGGTTACCTCCCTCCGCGAACGCCTCAGCGGAACAGCACGAGCACGAGCACGGGGCAGCTGCAGCCGGTGGAAAATTACCTCCAAAAAGTGGGGAAAAGACTTTCCATGAGAATGATTATTGTGAGATTGTCAGGGATGTAGCTGGAGATTTGATCGAGAGTGTGACTTTG ATCGACAAGTTCTCTCATCCCAAGACCAATCGAAAGAGTAAATGTTATAGATTAAATTACCGACACATGGATCGAAATTTGTCCAACGAAGAAGTTAACGAATTGCAGCAGCAGGTTCAGAAGAGAGTAGTTCAAGAGATGGGTATAGAGATGAGATAA
- a CDS encoding mitogen-activated protein kinase HOG1: MADFVKLSIFGTVFEVTTRYVDLQPVGMGAFGLVCSAKDQLSGTSVAIKKIMKPFSTPVLSKRTYRELKLLKHLRHENIISLSDIFISPLEDIYFVTELLGTDLHRLLTSRPLEKQFIQYFLYQILRGLKYVHSAGVVHRDLKPSNILVNENCDLKICDFGLARIQDPQMTGYVSTRYYRAPEIMLTWQKYDVAVDIWSTGCIFAEMLEGKPLFPGKDHVNQFSIITELLGTPPDDVIQTIASENTLRFVQSLPKREKVPFATKFPNADPLSLDLLEKMLVFDPRTRISAAEGLAHEYLAPYHDPTDEPTAAEVFDWSFNDADLPVDTWKVMMYSEILDFHNLGDISQNEAEGPVVGEVPPAPAS; the protein is encoded by the exons ATGGCCGATTTCGTTAAATTATCCATCTTCGGTACC GTATTCGAAGTGACCACTCGTTATGTCGACTTGCAACCTGTCGGTATGGGTGCTTTCGGTCTTGTCTG TTCCGCAAAAGATCAACTCTCAGGTACTTCAGTGgccatcaagaagatcatgaagCCTTTCTCCACGCCCGTCTTGAGTAAGAGGACTTATAGAGAATTGAAATTGCTCAAACATCTGAGACATGAGAAC ATCATCTcattgagtgatatcttTATCTCCCCTCTTGAAGACAT TTACTTCGTCACCGAACTCCTCGGTACCGATTTACATcgattactcacctctcgACCGCTCGAAAAGCAATTTATCCAATACTTCTTATACCAGATCCTCCGTGGTTTGAAATACGTACATTCGGCTGGTGTAGTTCACAGAGATTTGAAACCTTCGAATATCCTTGTCAATGAGAATTGTgatttgaag ATCTGCGACTTCGGTCTCGCCCGTATCCAAGATCCCCAAATGACAGGTTACGTGTCGACTCGATACTACCGAGCACCAGAGATCATGTTGACATGGCAAAAGTATGATGTTGCTG TCGATATCTGGAGTACAGGTTGTATCTTTGCCGAAATGTTAGAGGGAAAACCATTGTTCCCTGGAAAGGATC ACGTCAACCAGTTCTCCATTATCACCGAATTGCTCGGTACTCCACCTGACGATGTTATCCAAACTATCGCTTCAGAGAAC ACCCTCCGATTTGTCCAATCCTTACCCAAGAGAGAAAAAGTACCATTCGCCACCAAATTCCCGAATGCCGATCCCCTCTCTCTCGACCTATTAGAAAAGATGCTTGTGTTCGACCCTCGAACACGTATCTCCGCTGCCGAGGGGTTAGCCCACGAATACCTCGCACCGTATCATGATCCAACCGATGAACCTACCGCCGCCGAAGTGTTCGATTGGTCGTTCAACGATGCTGATCTGCCTGTGGATACCTGGAAGGTTATGATGTATTCTGAGATTTTGG ACTTCCACAACTTGGGAGATATCTCACAaaacgaagctgaaggtcCGGTAGTTGGTGAAGTACCTCCCGCACCTGCCTCATAA